In a single window of the Orcinus orca chromosome 9, mOrcOrc1.1, whole genome shotgun sequence genome:
- the PRSS58 gene encoding serine protease 58 isoform X1: MKCYLIFALMSAAGVIPAQDSNTEKMNVAEDFTIPYMVYLQSFPEPCVGSLIHPEWLLTTAHCPLPVKIRLGVYQPNIKNKKEQVRNYSMVVPHPEFNTGSLNNDLVMIKLSKAAALNNQVGTIAIAMEPLPVNNSCFIPTWTWSKYKNLSDPDKLTWINQYTLPHDECQNMQDGRMAINIMCVGQPLKNLSENKEVSAAPAICGGRLHGILTWAKGSVTLGSEGFFTEVNPYARWIINTIESY; encoded by the exons ATGAAGTGCTATCTCATCTTTGCACTCATGAGCGCAGCTG GAGTCATTCCGGCCCAAGATTCTAACACTGAGAAGATGAACGTAGCAGAAGATTTTACTATTCCTTACATGGTCTATCTTCAGTCCTTCCCGGAACCCTGTGTGGGGTCTCTCATTCACCCTGAGTGGCTACTGACCACTGCTCACTGCCCCTTACC TGTTAAAATCCGATTGGGAGTTTATCAACCCAAcatcaaaaataagaaagagcaGGTACGGAATTACTCAATGGTGGTGCCCCACCCTGAATTCAACACAGGATCTCTGAACAATGACTTGGTGATGATAAAACTGTCTAAGGCTGCTGCACTCAACAACCAAGTGGGAACCATAGCCATAGCCATGGAACCCTTACCAGTTAATAATTCCTGCTTTATCCCAACCTGGACCTGGAGTAAATATAAAAACC TTAGTGACCCTGACAAGCTGACTTGGATAAACCAATATACTCTCCCCCACGATGAGTGCCAGAATATGCAAGATGGAAGAATGGCAATAAACATCATGTGTGTGGGACAACCTCTAAAGAACTTATCTGAAAATAAG GAAGTCTCAGCAGCTCCAGCCATCTGCGGTGGGAGGTTGCATGGCATCTTGACTTGGGCAAAAGGAAGTGTCACCCTGGGAAGTGAAGGATTCTTCACAGAAGTTAATCCTTATGCAAGATGGATCATAAACACCATTGAAAGCTACTGA
- the PRSS58 gene encoding serine protease 58 isoform X2: MQSITGISEEEGVIPAQDSNTEKMNVAEDFTIPYMVYLQSFPEPCVGSLIHPEWLLTTAHCPLPVKIRLGVYQPNIKNKKEQVRNYSMVVPHPEFNTGSLNNDLVMIKLSKAAALNNQVGTIAIAMEPLPVNNSCFIPTWTWSKYKNLSDPDKLTWINQYTLPHDECQNMQDGRMAINIMCVGQPLKNLSENKEVSAAPAICGGRLHGILTWAKGSVTLGSEGFFTEVNPYARWIINTIESY, translated from the exons GAGTCATTCCGGCCCAAGATTCTAACACTGAGAAGATGAACGTAGCAGAAGATTTTACTATTCCTTACATGGTCTATCTTCAGTCCTTCCCGGAACCCTGTGTGGGGTCTCTCATTCACCCTGAGTGGCTACTGACCACTGCTCACTGCCCCTTACC TGTTAAAATCCGATTGGGAGTTTATCAACCCAAcatcaaaaataagaaagagcaGGTACGGAATTACTCAATGGTGGTGCCCCACCCTGAATTCAACACAGGATCTCTGAACAATGACTTGGTGATGATAAAACTGTCTAAGGCTGCTGCACTCAACAACCAAGTGGGAACCATAGCCATAGCCATGGAACCCTTACCAGTTAATAATTCCTGCTTTATCCCAACCTGGACCTGGAGTAAATATAAAAACC TTAGTGACCCTGACAAGCTGACTTGGATAAACCAATATACTCTCCCCCACGATGAGTGCCAGAATATGCAAGATGGAAGAATGGCAATAAACATCATGTGTGTGGGACAACCTCTAAAGAACTTATCTGAAAATAAG GAAGTCTCAGCAGCTCCAGCCATCTGCGGTGGGAGGTTGCATGGCATCTTGACTTGGGCAAAAGGAAGTGTCACCCTGGGAAGTGAAGGATTCTTCACAGAAGTTAATCCTTATGCAAGATGGATCATAAACACCATTGAAAGCTACTGA
- the PRSS58 gene encoding serine protease 58 isoform X3: protein MNVAEDFTIPYMVYLQSFPEPCVGSLIHPEWLLTTAHCPLPVKIRLGVYQPNIKNKKEQVRNYSMVVPHPEFNTGSLNNDLVMIKLSKAAALNNQVGTIAIAMEPLPVNNSCFIPTWTWSKYKNLSDPDKLTWINQYTLPHDECQNMQDGRMAINIMCVGQPLKNLSENKEVSAAPAICGGRLHGILTWAKGSVTLGSEGFFTEVNPYARWIINTIESY from the exons ATGAACGTAGCAGAAGATTTTACTATTCCTTACATGGTCTATCTTCAGTCCTTCCCGGAACCCTGTGTGGGGTCTCTCATTCACCCTGAGTGGCTACTGACCACTGCTCACTGCCCCTTACC TGTTAAAATCCGATTGGGAGTTTATCAACCCAAcatcaaaaataagaaagagcaGGTACGGAATTACTCAATGGTGGTGCCCCACCCTGAATTCAACACAGGATCTCTGAACAATGACTTGGTGATGATAAAACTGTCTAAGGCTGCTGCACTCAACAACCAAGTGGGAACCATAGCCATAGCCATGGAACCCTTACCAGTTAATAATTCCTGCTTTATCCCAACCTGGACCTGGAGTAAATATAAAAACC TTAGTGACCCTGACAAGCTGACTTGGATAAACCAATATACTCTCCCCCACGATGAGTGCCAGAATATGCAAGATGGAAGAATGGCAATAAACATCATGTGTGTGGGACAACCTCTAAAGAACTTATCTGAAAATAAG GAAGTCTCAGCAGCTCCAGCCATCTGCGGTGGGAGGTTGCATGGCATCTTGACTTGGGCAAAAGGAAGTGTCACCCTGGGAAGTGAAGGATTCTTCACAGAAGTTAATCCTTATGCAAGATGGATCATAAACACCATTGAAAGCTACTGA